The proteins below come from a single Sporosarcina sp. FSL K6-3457 genomic window:
- a CDS encoding helix-turn-helix domain-containing protein translates to MTKSLRYLFKLNVSSLHQLRKVIDRRLRDCSLKLSRNPLQLTGDESLIRCYLQKLKTGIFGESRLIYTSYVC, encoded by the coding sequence TTGACAAAGTCATTAAGGTATCTATTTAAGTTAAATGTTAGCTCGTTGCATCAGTTACGTAAGGTAATTGATAGGCGTTTACGTGATTGTTCACTTAAGCTATCAAGAAATCCGTTGCAACTTACTGGTGATGAGTCTTTGATACGTTGTTATTTACAAAAATTGAAGACGGGCATATTTGGTGAATCTAGGTTGATTTATACGTCTTATGTATGCTAG